From a region of the Paenibacillus sp. FSL R10-2734 genome:
- a CDS encoding formate/nitrite transporter family protein: MFTQSVESIVETAVSKRDQMNKNLPRYFLAALLAGAYVGIGIILIFSLGAPLAAAKSPFQPLIMGVSFGIALTLVVFAGSELFTGNNMFFTVSTLAGRTSIWDTVKNWVLVFVGNVVGAVILSLLIRGTGLFSAAPPEHLIFAAAAKKMSLPFSELFFRGILCNWLVCLALWMSSRAKSETAKLVLIWWCLFAFIASGYEHSVANMTLLSVAVLLPNHPETITIAGWIHNMIPVTLGNIIGGGVFVGMAYWMISPVRGTQSKR, encoded by the coding sequence ATGTTTACACAAAGTGTGGAGAGTATCGTCGAGACGGCAGTCAGCAAGCGTGACCAGATGAATAAAAACTTGCCAAGATATTTTCTAGCGGCTCTCTTGGCAGGAGCATATGTGGGTATTGGGATTATTCTTATTTTCTCGCTGGGAGCGCCGTTAGCGGCGGCAAAGTCTCCTTTCCAACCCCTCATTATGGGTGTATCCTTCGGAATTGCCCTGACTCTTGTTGTGTTTGCAGGCTCAGAGCTGTTTACCGGAAATAACATGTTCTTTACTGTAAGTACATTAGCTGGTCGAACAAGCATCTGGGATACCGTGAAGAACTGGGTGCTTGTGTTTGTAGGGAATGTGGTAGGTGCAGTGATTTTATCGCTTTTGATTCGGGGAACTGGACTATTCAGTGCGGCTCCCCCTGAGCATTTGATCTTCGCAGCAGCGGCCAAGAAAATGAGCCTTCCGTTTTCGGAGTTATTTTTCCGTGGAATCCTATGTAACTGGCTCGTCTGTCTAGCACTGTGGATGTCTTCACGCGCTAAAAGTGAGACTGCCAAGCTAGTTTTAATCTGGTGGTGTTTATTTGCCTTTATTGCGAGTGGTTATGAGCACAGTGTGGCTAATATGACGCTGCTGAGCGTTGCTGTGTTGCTCCCGAATCACCCGGAGACCATTACAATTGCCGGATGGATACACAATATGATACCCGTTACTTTAGGAAATATAATTGGTGGTGGCGTATTCGTGGGCATGGCCTATTGGATGATCTCCCCAGTGCGTGGTACTCAGAGCAAGCGTTAA
- a CDS encoding Crp/Fnr family transcriptional regulator, with product MLKEHYNVIEAHGNTNCFSEQNFNRLLVTMKERVVPEGSHLFWEGDYSDKLFYIKRGRVKLTKSTDEGKELILYMYQAGDMVGQADPFFSTKHSFTAEVIEDSEVGVIEQKDLEILICQHCDFAIDFMKWMGIHHRLTQTKFRDLMMYGKPGALCSTLIRLGNTYGEKSSDGENILINKKITHTDLSNMIGATRESVNRMLSDLRKKDAVEYENGMIVIKNLGMLQEICHCEMCPNEICRI from the coding sequence ATGCTAAAAGAACATTACAATGTTATCGAAGCCCACGGAAATACAAACTGTTTCTCCGAACAGAATTTCAACAGACTTCTAGTTACAATGAAAGAGCGCGTTGTTCCAGAGGGTTCACATCTATTCTGGGAAGGCGACTACTCGGATAAATTGTTTTATATCAAACGTGGACGTGTGAAATTAACTAAATCTACTGATGAAGGTAAAGAACTCATTCTCTATATGTATCAAGCTGGCGATATGGTAGGGCAAGCAGATCCATTCTTCAGTACCAAACACAGCTTTACTGCTGAAGTGATTGAAGATAGTGAAGTTGGCGTTATCGAGCAGAAGGATTTAGAAATTCTCATTTGCCAACATTGTGATTTTGCCATCGACTTTATGAAATGGATGGGTATTCATCACCGTCTAACCCAAACGAAATTCCGCGATCTGATGATGTACGGCAAACCAGGTGCGCTTTGCTCCACTCTCATTCGTCTTGGCAACACCTACGGTGAGAAGAGCAGTGATGGTGAGAACATCCTCATCAACAAAAAAATTACGCATACAGATCTGTCCAACATGATCGGCGCCACTCGTGAGAGTGTTAACCGGATGCTGAGCGACTTGCGTAAAAAGGACGCGGTTGAGTACGAGAACGGCATGATTGTCATCAAGAATCTTGGTATGCTGCAGGAAATTTGCCACTGCGAAATGTGTCCAAACGAGATCTGCCGTATTTAA
- the nirD gene encoding nitrite reductase small subunit NirD: MNKTTQMYAIGSVQDFLMQIGRVVVAGNVELAVFRTSDGGIYALENRSPHPKGGPLAEGIVSGHFLYDPLYDWKIDLRTGEVQAPDEGRVVTYPVTLDEDSLTVSV, encoded by the coding sequence ATGAATAAGACAACACAAATGTATGCAATAGGATCAGTACAGGATTTTCTGATGCAGATTGGTCGGGTAGTTGTTGCTGGAAATGTGGAGTTAGCTGTATTTCGTACCTCTGACGGAGGAATCTATGCGCTTGAGAATCGCAGTCCTCATCCCAAAGGGGGACCGCTTGCCGAAGGGATTGTTTCGGGTCACTTTCTTTATGATCCACTGTACGACTGGAAAATTGATCTTCGCACTGGCGAAGTCCAGGCTCCAGACGAGGGCAGAGTAGTGACTTATCCAGTCACGCTTGATGAGGACAGTTTGACGGTGAGCGTGTAG